In a genomic window of Punica granatum isolate Tunisia-2019 chromosome 6, ASM765513v2, whole genome shotgun sequence:
- the LOC116212157 gene encoding uncharacterized protein LOC116212157, which translates to MSFAGKGNESTIGDGSNADQQDVAFTLKAMQQQFERLEVVFGDIRDRMDRKDQRIDQMQREQPRQHVRVPNARRLIRQPANSHDEEDEDYEEDDEIASVGSVRRARGVRNEGRRHGRRDHAIRDGVDRNIGSIKMTIPPFQGRNDPDAFIEWERKVELVFDCHNYSEEKKVKLAAVEFTDYAIVWWDKLVKERRRNHKRPIETWEEMKTVMRRRFVPSYYYRDLHLKLQSLRQGTRSVEDYHKEMKIALIRANIEEDEEATMARFLCGLNREITNVVELQHYVEIEEIVSMAMKVERQLKRGRPAKHEGGSYSGSSNWKSKWGASSRPVEKPKSNAEKSMSKSQGDNKERGNSTSQPQKNRDIKCFRCLGSGHIASQCPNKRVMIMLDSGEIETEEEESDSMPTQDDSSSDYEYAAEGNALVIMRALNVQIKEEERDDVQRENIFHTRCQVKDRVCSLIIDGGSCVNVASKLLVDKLGLRTLKHPRPYKLQWLNESGEVKVNKQVLVSFTIGRYKDKVLCDVVPMHASHILLGRPWQFDRQAIHDGYKNRYSFVNDGRKVTLVLLTPYQEFGDVFPTELPNRLPPIRGIEHQIDFVPGAAIPNRPAYRTNPEETKELQRQVDELLAKGHVRESMSPCAVPVLLVPKKDGAVLMQEKRSIAYFSEKLNGAALNYSTYDKELYALVRALETWQH; encoded by the exons ATGAGCTTCGCAGGAAAAGGCAATGAATCTACAATCGGGGATGGAAGTAATGCCGACCAGCAAGATGttgcttttactttgaaagccATGCAACAACAATTCGAGAGATTGGAAGTTGTTTTTGGAGATATCCGTGATAGAATGGACCGGAAAGATCAACGAATTGATCAAATGCAGAGGGAGCAACCCAGGCAGCATGTGCGAGTTCCCAATGCAAGGAGACTAATCCGCCAGCCGGCGAATTCtcatgatgaagaagatgaagattatgaggaagatgatgaaattGCATCCGTGGGAAGTGTGAGGAGAGCCAGAGGAGTTAGGAATGAGGGGCGAAGACATGGTAGACGAGATCATGCAATTAGAGATGGAGTAGATAGGAATATTGGGAGTATTAAAATGACGATACCACCTTTTCAAGGTAGGAATGACCCTGACGCTTTTATCGAgtgggagaggaaggtggaGCTTGTATTTGATTGCCATAATTACTCGGAAGAGAAAAAAGTGAAGCTTGCAGCGGTGGAATTCACTGATTATGCCATCGTTTGGTGGGACAAATTGgttaaggaaagaagaaggaaccATAAAAGGCCTATTGAGACCTGGGAGGAGATGAAGACTGTCATGCGGAGGCGATTTGTTCCCTCGTATTACTATCGCGATTTgcatttaaaattgcaaagtcTAAGGCAAGGGACGAGGAGCGTGGAAGACTACCACAAGGAGATGAAAATAGCTTTGATTCGGGCaaacattgaagaagatgaagaggcaACTATGGCCAGGTTTTTATGTGGTTTGAATCGAGAAATTACTAATGTGGTGGAGTtgcaacattatgtggagataGAAGAGATAGTTAGCATGGCCATGAAAGTAGAACGGCAACTCAAGAGAGGGAGACCAGCCAAGCATGAGGGCGGTTCTTATTCAGGATCTTCAAATTGGAAGTCGAAATGGGGTGCCAGCTCAAGACCAGTAGAGAAACCCAAATCGAATGCTGAAAAGAGCATGAGCAAGAGTCAAGGGGACAACAAGGAGAGAGGTAACTCTACATCCCAACCTCAAAAGAATagagatatcaaatgttttcggtgTTTGGGGTCTGggcatattgcttctcaatgtCCAAATAAAAGGGTAATGATCATGCTGGATAGTGGGGAAATTGAAACTGAAGAGGAGGAAAGTGATTCAATGCCAACACAAGATGATTCTAGTAGTGATTATGAATATGCTGCTGAGGGGAATGCCTTAGTAATCATGCGAGCACTGAATGTacaaattaaggaagaagagagagatgatgtgCAAAGGGAAAATATATTCCACACTAGATGCCAAGTGAAGGATCGGGTATGTAGTTTGATCATTGACGGGGGTAGCTGTGTGAATGTGGCTAGTAAATTACTTGTTGACAAGTTGGGATTGCGTACATTGAAGCATCCTAGGCCATataagctgcaatggttgaatgaaagTGGAGAAGTGAAGGTGAACAAGCAAGTTCTGGTTTCCTTTACAATTGGGAGATACAAGGATaaagttctttgtgatgtagtGCCCATgcatgctagtcatatattGCTTGGGAGGCCATGGCAGTTCGATAGACAGGcaatacatgatgggtataagAATCGATACTCTTTTGTCAATGATGGTAGAAAGGTGACACTTGTTCTATTGACACCTTATCAG gagtttggAGATGTCTTTCCCACGGAGTTACCCAATCGTTTGCCACCAATAAGGGGAATTGAGCATCAAATCGACTTTGTGCCAGGAGCTGCAATTCCGAACCGGCCAGCATATCGAACTAATccggaggagacaaaggaactTCAAAGGCAAGTGGACGAGCTTTTAGCTAAAGGGCATGTGCGTGAGAGCATGAGTCCTTGTGCGGTCCCGGTGTTGCTGGTGCCAAAGAAAGATG gtgctgttttgatgcaggaaaaacgATCGATTGCCTACTTTAGTGAGAAGCTAAATGGAGCCGCTTTGAATTATTCTACATATGACAAGGAACTCTATGCTTTGGTCCGCGCTTTAGAGACATGGCAGCACTAA